Proteins found in one Geomonas subterranea genomic segment:
- the ftsA gene encoding cell division protein FtsA, whose protein sequence is MSATRRDNLIVGLDIGTTKICAIVGNVTEDGIDIVGIGTSPSKGLRKGVVINIESTVSAIKKAIEEAELMAGCEIKSVYAGIAGGHIKGFNSQGVIAIKNREVSPEDVKRVIEAAKAIAIPMDREVIHILPQEFIIDDQDGIREPLGMSGVRLEAKVHIVTGAVASAQNIVKSCNRAGLEVADIVLEQLSSSEAVLSADEKELGVALVDIGGGTTDIAIFVDGAIKHTSVLSLGGNHLTNDIAVGLRTPMAEAERIKQKYGCCLSSLVGKDETIEVPSVGGRKPRVLSRQLLCEILEPRVEEIFTLVNREIVKSGLEDMIASGVVITGGSTILEGMPELAEQIFNLPVRRGLPQRIGGLTDVVNSPVYATGVGLVVYGSKNVGVHEFPTQQSDETVFRRVSRRMKDWFGEFF, encoded by the coding sequence ATGTCCGCAACCAGAAGGGATAACCTGATCGTCGGCCTCGACATAGGCACAACCAAGATCTGCGCCATCGTCGGCAACGTCACCGAGGACGGCATCGACATCGTCGGCATCGGCACCAGCCCGTCCAAGGGGCTCAGGAAAGGTGTCGTGATCAACATCGAGAGCACCGTCTCCGCGATCAAGAAGGCGATCGAGGAGGCCGAGCTGATGGCCGGCTGCGAGATCAAGTCCGTCTACGCCGGAATCGCCGGCGGGCACATCAAAGGGTTCAACTCCCAGGGCGTCATCGCCATCAAGAACCGCGAGGTTTCCCCCGAGGACGTGAAGCGCGTGATCGAGGCCGCCAAGGCCATCGCCATCCCGATGGACCGCGAAGTGATCCACATCCTCCCCCAGGAATTCATCATTGACGACCAGGACGGCATCCGCGAGCCGCTGGGAATGAGCGGCGTCCGGCTGGAAGCCAAGGTGCACATCGTCACCGGTGCCGTGGCGAGCGCCCAGAACATCGTCAAGTCCTGCAACCGCGCCGGGCTCGAGGTGGCGGACATCGTCCTCGAGCAGCTCTCCTCCTCCGAAGCGGTGCTCTCCGCCGATGAGAAGGAACTGGGCGTCGCGCTGGTGGACATCGGCGGCGGCACCACCGACATCGCCATCTTCGTTGACGGCGCCATCAAGCACACCTCCGTGCTCTCGCTTGGCGGCAACCACCTCACCAACGACATCGCGGTCGGCCTCAGGACCCCCATGGCCGAAGCGGAGCGCATCAAGCAGAAGTACGGCTGCTGCCTCTCCTCCCTGGTCGGCAAGGACGAGACCATCGAGGTTCCAAGCGTCGGCGGCAGAAAGCCGCGCGTCCTCTCCCGCCAGCTCCTGTGCGAGATCCTGGAGCCGCGCGTCGAGGAGATCTTCACCCTGGTGAACCGCGAGATCGTGAAGAGCGGCCTCGAGGACATGATCGCCTCGGGCGTCGTGATCACCGGCGGCTCCACCATCCTGGAAGGGATGCCGGAACTGGCCGAGCAGATCTTCAACCTGCCGGTGCGCCGCGGCCTGCCGCAACGGATCGGCGGCCTCACCGATGTAGTCAATTCGCCTGTTTACGCGACCGGCGTGGGCCTCGTCGTCTACGGCTCCAAGAACGTGGGCGTGCACGAGTTCCCGACCCAGCAAAGTGACGAGACGGTGTTCCGTCGGGTGAGCCGCAGGATGAAGGATTGGTTCGGCGAGTTCTTCTAA
- a CDS encoding cell division protein FtsQ/DivIB → MRDLHAKKQRVPHNRVKKAPKERKPINWGPILKWLSRGIGASAICAVAGFGGWKAYGLVSRTTLLRLETIEVSQLKKVSRDEIITLAGVRPGDSMLGLDLKTIMARLSKDPWLEQVQVRRYFPHTLSITASERTPQAVANVGCLYYLDEKGVLFKSLSEGDRLDFPLITGITEEDLAQDPKGSQEALKNALQLIATLRSGSVFTLADISEIHYSKGYGFTLFTMQGGVPVKLGNGDFSQKLARLSNIYRDLKPQMQALDYIDLDYIDKIIVKKV, encoded by the coding sequence ATGCGCGACCTGCACGCTAAAAAACAGAGGGTGCCCCACAACAGGGTTAAGAAGGCACCCAAAGAGCGCAAGCCGATCAACTGGGGCCCCATTCTCAAGTGGCTCTCCCGGGGGATTGGCGCCTCTGCCATCTGCGCCGTCGCCGGCTTCGGCGGCTGGAAGGCGTATGGCCTCGTCTCGCGCACGACGCTGCTCCGTCTGGAAACCATCGAGGTTTCACAGCTCAAGAAGGTCTCCCGGGACGAGATCATCACCCTCGCCGGGGTGAGGCCCGGGGACTCCATGCTGGGGCTGGACTTGAAGACCATCATGGCGCGGCTCTCCAAGGACCCCTGGCTGGAACAGGTCCAGGTGCGCCGCTACTTCCCGCACACCCTTTCGATAACGGCTTCCGAACGGACGCCCCAGGCCGTCGCCAACGTCGGATGCCTCTACTACCTGGACGAAAAGGGAGTGCTGTTCAAGTCTCTCTCCGAGGGGGACCGCCTCGACTTCCCGCTCATCACCGGCATCACCGAGGAGGATCTGGCCCAGGACCCGAAGGGGAGCCAGGAGGCGCTCAAGAACGCGCTGCAGCTGATAGCCACCCTGAGGAGCGGGAGCGTGTTCACCCTGGCCGACATCTCGGAGATCCATTACAGCAAGGGGTACGGCTTCACCCTGTTCACCATGCAGGGGGGCGTTCCGGTGAAACTGGGCAACGGCGACTTCAGCCAGAAGCTCGCGCGCCTGTCCAACATCTACCGCGACCTCAAACCGCAAATGCAGGCTTTGGATTACATAGACCTCGATTACATCGACAAAATCATAGTGAAAAAAGTGTAG
- a CDS encoding D-alanine--D-alanine ligase, with protein MTVQELKTKKIAVLMGGLSAEREVSLNSGKAVLASLTRQGYDAVGIDVGRDLAQRLAGEKVELAFIALHGRFGEDGSVQGLLELMAIPYTGSGVLASALAIDKIAAKVMFAAAGLKLAPYQVLRRGEELKLENPLPVVVKPSKEGSSVGVSIVKEPGQMAKALKEAFRYDSEILVEAFISGKEVQVGILDGRAMGAIEIVPKNEFYDYEAKYTDGGAEHILPARLPENVYRAVLKEGEKAHAALGCDCYSRVDFLVNEAGECYLLEVNTLPGMTDLSLLPEIARGSDIDFDQLVVRILLAASLKI; from the coding sequence ATGACCGTACAGGAGCTGAAAACCAAGAAGATCGCCGTGCTGATGGGGGGACTTTCCGCAGAGCGCGAGGTGTCCCTTAACAGCGGCAAGGCGGTGCTCGCCTCGCTCACGCGCCAGGGGTACGACGCCGTCGGCATCGACGTCGGGCGCGACCTGGCCCAGCGACTGGCCGGGGAGAAGGTGGAGTTAGCCTTCATCGCCCTGCACGGCCGCTTCGGTGAGGACGGTTCCGTCCAGGGGCTCCTGGAACTGATGGCTATCCCCTACACCGGTTCCGGGGTCCTCGCCTCCGCCCTTGCCATAGACAAGATCGCCGCCAAGGTGATGTTTGCCGCCGCCGGGCTGAAGCTCGCCCCCTACCAGGTGCTGCGCCGCGGCGAGGAGCTGAAGCTCGAGAACCCCCTCCCGGTGGTGGTGAAGCCCTCCAAGGAAGGCTCTTCGGTGGGCGTCAGCATCGTGAAGGAGCCCGGGCAGATGGCAAAGGCGCTCAAGGAGGCCTTCCGCTACGACTCCGAGATCCTGGTCGAGGCGTTCATCAGCGGCAAGGAAGTCCAGGTCGGCATCCTCGACGGACGCGCCATGGGCGCCATCGAGATCGTCCCGAAGAACGAGTTCTACGACTACGAGGCGAAGTACACCGACGGGGGCGCCGAGCACATCCTCCCGGCCCGCCTGCCGGAGAACGTCTACCGTGCGGTCTTGAAGGAAGGGGAGAAGGCGCATGCCGCCCTGGGGTGCGACTGCTACAGCCGCGTCGATTTCCTCGTGAACGAGGCGGGAGAGTGCTACCTTCTCGAGGTGAACACCCTGCCGGGCATGACGGACCTGAGCCTGCTGCCGGAGATCGCCCGCGGATCGGACATCGATTTCGATCAACTGGTGGTGCGCATCCTCCTGGCCGCATCGCTCAAGATCTGA
- the murB gene encoding UDP-N-acetylmuramate dehydrogenase, translating into MTWSRAELERVAQEVRGTVLWDEPMSRHTSLRVGGPADLYLEPADLADLERTMVLIRSAGVPCLVAGGGYNLLVRDGGIRGCVVSLKRLDAVEPLPGARLEVGAGVTNQALTRYAAQNCLGGIEFLSAIPGSFGGALTMNAGAHGGETMQRVELLTTLRESGVLVRKRSELEYGYRFLKLEPGEIVLGARLRLEPAERRLIEENIQEYITKRGGQRVGFPNAGSFFKNPPGGSAWRLIDEAGLRGWMIGGAQVSEVHTNFLVNRGGATATDFLTLAELIKRRVKEHSGVELEEEVRVVGEA; encoded by the coding sequence GTGACCTGGTCCCGGGCCGAGCTGGAGCGGGTGGCGCAAGAGGTACGGGGGACCGTCCTGTGGGACGAACCCATGTCCCGGCACACCTCGCTCAGGGTAGGCGGCCCGGCGGATCTCTACCTGGAGCCGGCAGACCTTGCCGATCTGGAGCGGACCATGGTGCTCATCCGGTCCGCCGGCGTCCCGTGCCTCGTGGCAGGGGGGGGATACAACCTGTTAGTCCGCGACGGCGGCATCAGGGGATGCGTGGTCTCCCTAAAGCGGCTGGACGCGGTGGAACCGCTGCCGGGGGCGAGGCTCGAGGTGGGCGCCGGGGTCACCAACCAGGCCCTCACCCGCTACGCCGCGCAAAACTGCCTGGGGGGGATCGAGTTCCTGAGCGCCATCCCGGGGAGTTTCGGCGGCGCGCTGACCATGAACGCCGGCGCCCACGGTGGCGAGACCATGCAGCGGGTCGAGCTGCTGACCACCCTGCGGGAGAGCGGGGTGCTGGTCCGGAAAAGAAGCGAGCTGGAATACGGCTACCGCTTTCTCAAGCTGGAACCGGGCGAGATCGTGCTGGGGGCGCGGCTGAGACTCGAGCCTGCCGAGCGCCGCCTGATCGAGGAGAACATACAGGAGTACATCACCAAGCGCGGCGGCCAGCGGGTCGGCTTTCCCAATGCGGGATCCTTCTTCAAGAACCCGCCCGGCGGGAGCGCATGGCGCCTGATCGATGAGGCGGGGCTGCGTGGCTGGATGATCGGGGGGGCGCAGGTCTCCGAGGTGCACACGAACTTCCTGGTGAACCGCGGCGGCGCCACGGCCACCGATTTCCTGACCCTGGCGGAGCTGATCAAGCGCCGGGTGAAGGAGCATAGCGGGGTGGAGCTCGAAGAAGAAGTAAGGGTGGTCGGCGAAGCTTAG
- the murC gene encoding UDP-N-acetylmuramate--L-alanine ligase, with protein MYGKIERIHFVGIGGIGMSGIAEVLLNLGYKVTGSDLKSSDTTQRLESLGGEIFIGHAAENVAQADVVVISSAVHEDNPEVIEAHLKLIPVIPRAEMLAELMRMKYGVAVAGTHGKTTTTSMVATLLAKGGIDPTMVIGGRLNSLGSNARLGQGQFLVAEADESDGSFLLLSPTIAVVTNIDADHLDFYSGIEEIKDTFVEFINKVPFYGLAVLCLDNGNIADILPRVKKRFTSYGLSAQADFRATDVRLSGFSTSFVAHHKGVRLGEITFSMPGAHNVLNALASIAVAMELDIPFETIQEGFKAFGGVGRRFSLKGEVNGIMVVDDYGHHPTEIKATLAAAKAGFAENRLVVVFQPHRYSRTKELFEDFVKAFHDADVLILTDIYAAGEAPIEGITAESLAARVRRHGQKDVTWIPERDKLCEHLERVLAPGDILLTLGAGNVWQVGETMLERLKAAGA; from the coding sequence GTGTACGGAAAGATAGAGAGGATACATTTCGTCGGTATCGGCGGCATCGGCATGAGCGGGATCGCGGAAGTGCTCTTGAACCTCGGGTACAAGGTGACCGGCTCCGACCTGAAGAGCTCGGATACCACCCAGCGCCTGGAAAGCCTCGGGGGCGAGATCTTCATCGGCCACGCCGCCGAGAACGTGGCCCAGGCGGACGTCGTGGTCATCTCGAGCGCCGTGCATGAAGACAACCCCGAGGTGATCGAGGCACACCTGAAGCTGATCCCGGTGATCCCGAGGGCGGAGATGCTCGCCGAACTGATGCGCATGAAGTACGGCGTCGCGGTCGCCGGCACCCACGGCAAGACCACCACCACCTCGATGGTCGCGACGCTCCTCGCCAAGGGGGGCATCGACCCGACCATGGTGATCGGCGGGAGGCTGAACTCGCTTGGGAGCAACGCGCGCCTTGGCCAGGGACAGTTCCTGGTGGCCGAGGCGGACGAGTCCGACGGCTCGTTTCTCCTCCTCTCCCCGACCATCGCCGTCGTGACCAACATCGACGCCGACCACCTGGACTTCTACAGCGGCATCGAGGAGATCAAGGACACCTTCGTAGAGTTCATCAACAAGGTCCCCTTCTACGGCCTGGCCGTCCTCTGCCTCGATAACGGCAACATCGCCGACATCCTGCCGCGGGTGAAGAAACGCTTCACCAGCTACGGTCTCTCGGCCCAGGCGGACTTCCGCGCCACCGACGTGCGCCTCTCCGGCTTCTCCACGAGCTTCGTGGCCCACCACAAGGGGGTCAGGCTGGGAGAGATCACCTTCTCCATGCCCGGCGCGCACAACGTGCTGAACGCGCTGGCCTCCATCGCGGTCGCCATGGAACTGGACATTCCGTTCGAGACCATCCAGGAAGGGTTCAAGGCCTTCGGCGGCGTCGGGCGCCGCTTCTCCCTCAAGGGGGAGGTGAACGGCATCATGGTGGTGGACGATTACGGCCACCACCCGACCGAGATCAAGGCGACCCTGGCCGCGGCCAAGGCCGGTTTCGCGGAGAACCGCCTGGTGGTCGTGTTCCAGCCGCACCGCTATTCGCGCACCAAGGAGCTCTTCGAGGACTTCGTCAAGGCGTTCCACGACGCCGACGTACTGATCCTCACCGACATCTACGCGGCCGGAGAGGCCCCCATAGAGGGGATCACCGCCGAATCGCTGGCCGCCCGGGTCAGAAGGCACGGCCAGAAGGACGTCACCTGGATCCCGGAGCGCGACAAGCTCTGCGAACACCTGGAGCGGGTGCTCGCACCGGGCGATATCCTGCTCACCTTGGGGGCGGGCAACGTCTGGCAGGTGGGCGAGACCATGCTGGAGCGCCTGAAGGCCGCGGGGGCATAA
- the murG gene encoding undecaprenyldiphospho-muramoylpentapeptide beta-N-acetylglucosaminyltransferase, giving the protein MRLIIAGGGTGGHLFPGIAVAEEFLARSSENEVLFVGTERGIEARLLPKLGYKLELISASGMKGLGTVKKLMSAGRLLYGYAQSRKILKEFRPDLVLGVGGYASAPILLAAKGMGIPRFIHEQNALPGLTNKVLSRVVDGVFISMEEAAAFFPEGITQMTGNPIRKEILWGFQEQRARKSGDFSILVFGGSAGAQRINSAMLEALPHLEQVKGKLRITHQTGEKDVARVREGYQARGVQAQVLSFIDDMSAAYGAADLVICRAGATTIAEVTACGKGCVFIPYPYAADDHQRKNAESLVKRDAGRMILEEDLTGEHLAAEILQLMEHPEQMAELEKNARSLAQLDAAQAIVAAMVLKK; this is encoded by the coding sequence ATGAGGCTGATCATCGCGGGAGGCGGCACCGGAGGGCACCTCTTTCCGGGGATAGCGGTGGCCGAGGAATTCCTGGCACGGAGTTCCGAGAACGAGGTCCTGTTCGTCGGGACCGAGCGCGGCATCGAGGCGCGCCTTTTGCCGAAGCTTGGGTACAAGCTGGAGCTTATCTCCGCCAGCGGCATGAAGGGGCTCGGTACGGTTAAGAAGCTTATGAGCGCCGGGCGCCTGCTGTACGGCTACGCGCAGTCCCGGAAGATCCTGAAGGAATTCCGGCCCGACCTGGTGCTCGGTGTCGGCGGCTACGCCTCCGCTCCGATCCTCCTTGCCGCCAAGGGGATGGGGATCCCGCGATTTATTCATGAACAAAATGCGTTGCCCGGCCTGACCAACAAGGTGTTGAGCCGAGTCGTGGACGGGGTCTTCATCTCCATGGAGGAGGCCGCGGCCTTCTTCCCCGAGGGGATCACCCAGATGACCGGCAATCCGATCCGCAAGGAAATCCTCTGGGGCTTTCAGGAGCAGCGGGCCAGAAAGAGCGGAGACTTCAGCATCCTGGTCTTCGGCGGCAGCGCCGGCGCGCAGCGCATCAACTCCGCCATGCTGGAGGCGCTGCCCCACCTGGAGCAGGTGAAGGGGAAGCTGCGCATCACGCACCAGACCGGCGAGAAGGACGTGGCGCGTGTGCGCGAGGGGTACCAGGCCCGGGGCGTCCAGGCACAGGTGCTTTCTTTCATCGACGACATGTCCGCGGCCTACGGCGCGGCCGACCTCGTGATCTGCCGGGCCGGGGCGACCACCATCGCCGAGGTGACCGCCTGCGGCAAGGGGTGCGTCTTCATCCCGTATCCGTACGCGGCCGACGACCACCAGAGGAAGAACGCCGAGTCGCTGGTGAAGCGCGATGCCGGAAGGATGATCCTGGAGGAGGATTTGACGGGCGAGCACCTGGCCGCCGAGATCCTGCAGCTGATGGAGCACCCCGAGCAGATGGCCGAGTTGGAGAAGAACGCCAGGTCCCTGGCCCAGCTCGACGCCGCTCAGGCCATCGTCGCGGCCATGGTTTTGAAAAAATAA
- the ftsW gene encoding putative lipid II flippase FtsW gives MIVLMMAVILTCFGVVMVYSASSVMAAKRFHDGFFFLKRQSLYALIGFIGMGLAMHVDYHVWKKWAVPLFLGTFFLLLLVFVPGIGGTAKGASRWIRLPGFNFQPSELAKVALIMYMAYSLEKRQEKLKQFMSGFFPYMLILGVFIAILLAQHDMGAALTMLVVAIVMLFAAGTKVQYILGMGLVTLPGVCYLVFTKAYRMRRITAFLDPWQDPTDAGFQIIQSWLALGTGGFFGQGLGEGKQKLFYLPEAHTDFILSVLGEEMGFIGVVVIASMFLLLVQRSIRVAIAAEDSFGRFLAFGIATLLGLEAFINMSVVTGLLPTKGIALPFLSYGGSSLIISLCAVGVLLNVSTRMRGTP, from the coding sequence ATGATCGTGCTTATGATGGCGGTGATCCTCACCTGTTTCGGTGTGGTCATGGTCTACTCCGCGTCCTCCGTCATGGCGGCCAAGAGGTTCCACGACGGCTTCTTCTTCCTGAAAAGGCAGTCCCTCTACGCGCTCATCGGGTTCATCGGCATGGGGCTCGCCATGCACGTCGACTACCACGTCTGGAAGAAATGGGCGGTGCCGCTCTTTCTGGGGACCTTCTTCCTGCTCCTGCTGGTCTTCGTGCCGGGAATCGGGGGGACCGCCAAGGGGGCCTCGCGCTGGATCCGCCTCCCCGGCTTCAACTTCCAGCCCTCCGAACTCGCCAAGGTGGCGCTGATCATGTACATGGCCTACTCGCTGGAGAAGCGCCAGGAGAAGCTCAAGCAGTTCATGTCCGGTTTCTTCCCGTACATGTTGATCCTCGGGGTCTTCATCGCGATCCTCCTGGCGCAGCACGACATGGGGGCGGCGCTCACCATGCTGGTGGTCGCCATCGTGATGCTCTTCGCGGCGGGGACCAAGGTGCAGTACATCCTGGGGATGGGGCTCGTCACCCTGCCCGGCGTCTGCTACCTGGTCTTCACCAAGGCGTACCGAATGCGGCGCATCACCGCGTTTCTGGATCCCTGGCAGGACCCGACCGACGCCGGGTTCCAGATCATCCAGTCCTGGCTGGCGCTCGGGACCGGCGGCTTCTTCGGGCAGGGACTCGGGGAAGGGAAACAGAAATTGTTCTACCTCCCCGAAGCGCATACCGACTTCATCCTTTCCGTCCTCGGCGAGGAGATGGGGTTCATCGGGGTCGTGGTCATCGCCTCGATGTTCCTGTTGCTGGTGCAAAGGAGCATCCGGGTCGCCATCGCCGCCGAGGACAGCTTCGGCAGGTTCCTCGCCTTCGGCATCGCCACGCTGCTCGGCCTGGAGGCCTTCATCAACATGTCGGTGGTCACGGGACTGCTTCCCACCAAGGGGATCGCGCTCCCGTTTTTGAGCTATGGCGGCAGCTCGCTCATCATCTCGCTCTGCGCGGTGGGGGTGCTCCTCAACGTTTCCACCAGGATGAGGGGGACACCATGA
- the murD gene encoding UDP-N-acetylmuramoyl-L-alanine--D-glutamate ligase, protein MELKDKKILVVGLAKTGVAVTRFLAERGALVTVTDMRDDEALADVLAELSDLDLCLELGRHVPYSFLMADLIVVSPGVPMDIKPLEMARAQKRRVVSEVELASWFIEAPMVAITGTNGKTTTTTLTGEIFKGCGFDTFVGGNIGNPLIELAMSGERVERVVVELSSFQLEGVESFRPHVAVLLNLTEDHLDRYHSFQEYIDAKLRIFENQGPEDFAVLNIDDPLVAACASKLKARLFPMSRFHELEEGISYRDGFITFAHDGKVLRFGTDGFKLKGVHNLDNIMASMASTLLMRCDGDCAYATVKHFKGLPHRMEFVEEVNGVAYYEDSKGTNVGSVVKSLESFDSGITLIAGGKDKGGSYEPLAQLVSQRVSHLVLIGEARERMHQALGDLTDTHFADTLEEAVETARRLTRPGGVVLFSPACSSFDMFKNYEERAERFKAAVRAAKEAEKK, encoded by the coding sequence ATGGAATTAAAGGACAAGAAAATACTGGTGGTGGGGCTGGCGAAGACCGGCGTCGCCGTGACCCGCTTCCTGGCGGAGCGCGGGGCGCTCGTCACGGTCACCGACATGCGTGATGACGAGGCGCTTGCGGACGTCCTGGCGGAACTCTCCGATCTCGACCTCTGCCTGGAACTCGGCCGTCACGTCCCCTACAGCTTCCTGATGGCGGACCTGATCGTGGTCTCCCCCGGCGTCCCCATGGACATCAAACCGCTGGAGATGGCGCGGGCCCAGAAGCGCCGCGTGGTAAGCGAGGTGGAACTCGCCTCCTGGTTCATCGAAGCCCCCATGGTCGCCATCACCGGCACCAACGGCAAGACCACCACGACCACCCTGACCGGAGAGATCTTCAAGGGGTGCGGCTTCGACACCTTCGTCGGCGGCAACATCGGCAATCCCCTCATCGAACTCGCCATGAGCGGCGAGCGGGTGGAGCGCGTCGTGGTCGAACTCTCCTCCTTCCAACTTGAGGGAGTCGAGAGCTTCCGCCCCCACGTCGCTGTGCTTTTGAACCTGACCGAGGACCACCTGGACCGCTACCACAGCTTCCAGGAGTACATCGACGCCAAGCTGCGCATCTTCGAGAACCAGGGACCCGAGGACTTCGCGGTCCTGAACATCGACGACCCGCTGGTGGCCGCCTGCGCCTCGAAGCTGAAGGCGCGCCTCTTCCCGATGAGCCGCTTCCACGAGCTGGAAGAGGGGATCAGCTACCGTGACGGATTCATCACCTTCGCCCACGACGGCAAGGTGCTCCGCTTCGGGACCGACGGCTTCAAGCTGAAGGGGGTGCACAACCTGGACAACATCATGGCCAGCATGGCGTCCACGCTCCTCATGCGCTGCGACGGCGACTGCGCCTACGCCACGGTCAAGCATTTCAAGGGGCTGCCGCACCGCATGGAGTTCGTCGAGGAAGTGAACGGTGTCGCCTACTACGAGGACAGCAAGGGGACCAACGTCGGCAGCGTGGTCAAGTCCCTGGAAAGCTTCGACTCCGGCATCACCCTCATCGCCGGGGGCAAGGACAAGGGGGGCTCCTACGAGCCGCTGGCCCAGCTCGTATCCCAACGGGTCAGCCACCTGGTCCTGATCGGCGAGGCGCGGGAGCGGATGCACCAGGCGCTGGGCGATCTCACCGATACCCACTTCGCCGACACGCTGGAGGAGGCGGTCGAGACCGCCCGCAGGCTGACCCGGCCCGGCGGCGTGGTCCTCTTCTCGCCGGCCTGTTCCAGCTTCGACATGTTCAAGAACTACGAGGAGCGCGCGGAGCGCTTCAAGGCGGCGGTACGCGCGGCCAAGGAGGCTGAGAAGAAGTGA
- the mraY gene encoding phospho-N-acetylmuramoyl-pentapeptide-transferase codes for MLYHLLYPLASDYKLFNVFKYLTFRTIYAMITALVLSFIVGPWVVRKLEGLQARQVIRTDGPESHLKKQGTPTMGGVLILVCIIVPTLLWADLKNVFIWLTLLIIAGYGVLGFVDDYKKVVEKNPKGLSPRQKMFWQVILAGGVGIFLYNLPGFSTELYFPFFKRLHPELGILFIPFVTLVIVGASNAVNLTDGLDGLAIGPVAINAATYMLFCYIAGNARLSGYLQIPYVPGGGELAVLCGAMVGAGLGFLWYNSYPAEVFMGDVGSLSLGGGLGTLAVLTKQEILLVIVGGVFVVEALSVIFQVGSYKYRGKRIFRMAPIHHHFELKGVAEPKIIVRFWIITIILALVAISTLKMR; via the coding sequence ATGCTGTACCATCTTTTGTATCCGCTCGCCTCGGACTACAAGCTTTTCAACGTCTTCAAATACCTGACATTCCGTACCATCTACGCCATGATCACGGCGCTGGTGCTCTCCTTCATCGTGGGGCCCTGGGTGGTTAGGAAGCTGGAAGGGCTGCAGGCGCGCCAGGTGATCCGCACCGACGGCCCGGAGTCGCACCTGAAGAAGCAGGGGACCCCGACGATGGGCGGGGTGCTGATCCTGGTCTGCATCATCGTGCCGACCCTTCTGTGGGCCGACCTGAAGAACGTCTTCATCTGGCTCACCCTGCTCATCATCGCGGGATACGGCGTGCTCGGTTTCGTGGATGACTACAAGAAGGTGGTGGAGAAGAACCCCAAGGGGCTCTCGCCGCGCCAGAAGATGTTCTGGCAGGTGATCCTGGCCGGCGGCGTCGGCATCTTCCTCTACAACCTCCCCGGCTTCTCCACCGAGCTGTACTTCCCCTTCTTCAAGAGGCTGCACCCGGAGCTGGGGATACTGTTCATCCCGTTCGTCACCCTGGTCATCGTGGGGGCGAGCAACGCGGTGAACCTGACGGACGGCCTCGACGGCCTGGCCATCGGCCCGGTGGCGATCAACGCCGCCACCTACATGCTGTTCTGCTACATCGCCGGCAACGCGAGACTCTCCGGTTACCTGCAGATCCCCTACGTCCCGGGCGGCGGCGAGCTCGCCGTGCTGTGCGGGGCCATGGTCGGCGCGGGTCTCGGGTTCCTCTGGTACAACAGCTACCCCGCCGAGGTATTCATGGGGGACGTCGGCTCGCTGTCGCTCGGGGGAGGGCTCGGCACCCTGGCCGTGCTCACCAAGCAGGAGATCCTGCTGGTCATCGTCGGCGGCGTGTTCGTGGTCGAGGCTCTTTCGGTAATTTTCCAGGTGGGGTCGTACAAGTACCGCGGTAAGCGGATCTTCCGCATGGCGCCCATTCATCATCATTTTGAATTGAAGGGGGTGGCCGAGCCGAAGATCATCGTCAGGTTCTGGATCATCACCATCATCCTGGCCCTGGTCGCCATCTCGACTTTGAAGATGCGCTAG